Proteins found in one Neofelis nebulosa isolate mNeoNeb1 chromosome 3, mNeoNeb1.pri, whole genome shotgun sequence genomic segment:
- the NKX3-2 gene encoding homeobox protein Nkx-3.2, with product MAVRGANTLTPFSIQAILNKKEERGGLPAPEGRPVPGGTAVPVAEAPAVCCWRLFGETDAGALGGAEDSLLASPAGTRTAAGRTAESLVAWDSDSALSEENEGGRRCADAPGASGAGRAGGTLGLGQPVCELPAAKDLEEEAAGRSDSEMSASVSGDRSPRAEDDAVGPGSARVPALCGRGGGGGGGGGPAGGAEEEEEPAAPKPRKKRSRAAFSHAQVFELERRFNHQRYLSGPERADLAASLKLTETQVKIWFQNRRYKTKRRQMAADLLASAPAAKKVAVKVLVRDDQRQYLPGEVLRPPSLLPLQPSYYYPYYCLPGWALSTCAAAAGTQ from the exons ATGGCTGTGCGCGGCGCCAACACCTTGACGCCCTTCTCCATCCAGGCAATCCTCAACAAGAAAGAGGAGCGCGGCGGGCTGCCCGCGCCAGAGGGGCGCCCGGTGCCCGGGGGCACCGCGGTGCCAGTGGCTGAGGCTCCCGCTGTCTGCTGCTGGCGACTCTTCGGGGAGACAGACGCGGGCGCTCTGGGGGGCGCGGAGGACTCTCTGCTGGCGTCGCCGGCGGGGACCAGAACGGCTGCAGGGCGGACCGCGGAGAGCCTGGTTGCTTGGGACTCGGACTCGGCGCTGAGCGAGGAGAACGAGGGCGGGCGGCGCTGTGCGGACGCGCCGGGGGCCAGCGGGGCCGGCCGCGCAGGGGGGACGCTGGGCCTCGGCCAGCCGGTCTGCGAGCTGCCCGCCGCCAAGGACCTGGAGGAGGAAGCCGCAGGCCGGAGCGACAGCGAGATGTCGGCCAGCGTCTCAG GCGACCGCAGCCCGAGGGCCGAGGACGACGCTGTGGGCCCCGGAAGCGCACGCGTCCCGGCGCTGTGCggccgaggcggcggcggcggcggcggcggcggaccGGCGGGCGgcgcggaggaggaggaggagcccgcGGCGCCCAAGCCGCGCAAGAAACGCTCGCGGGCCGCCTTCTCCCACGCGCAGGTCTTCGAGCTGGAGCGCCGCTTCAACCACCAGCGCTACCTGTCCGGGCCGGAGCGCGCCGACCTGGCCGCGTCGCTGAAGCTCACCGAGACGCAAGTGAAGATCTGGTTCCAGAACCGTCGCTACAAGACCAAGCGCCGGCAGATGGCCGCCGACCTGCTGGCGTCAGCGCCCGCCGCCAAGAAGGTGGCGGTGAAAGTGCTCGTACGCGACGACCAGAGACAGTACTTGCCCGGCGAGGTGCTGCGGCCACCCTCGCTGCTGCCGCTGCAGCCCTCCTACTATTACCCTTACTACTGCCTCCCCGGCTGGGCACTCTCCACGTGTGCAGCCGCCGCGGGCACCCAGTGA